Genomic window (Toxotes jaculatrix isolate fToxJac2 chromosome 10, fToxJac2.pri, whole genome shotgun sequence):
ccagaagaaaaaagaggtaACACCGGTTTAATAACATGCGACCCACAAACTTCCACAAACTTTGGCTCAAACGTCTGCGACGTTTTCAAAGTTGTCTATCACCAGAGCCAGTCTCAGTAGCTATGCTAACAGTAACCAGAAACTAGCTAACGTGCGGCTGTGGACGGCGGAAAGTCAATAACGAGGACTAAACAAATGTCTCGTATTTTATCTTCATGCACAGACACTGACGAGGTTTCTAAACCGTAGCACTGCTTGTGAACCGGCTCACATTAAACCGTGAGTCTTACGTCTTGACGTTAACGCCACACAGCAGGCAAGCGGCTGTGTCGGAGCACAGCAGGGCGCAGGTCACTCCACACGACCTCAGCTGCAGTTAAATCCTGCCAGAGATCCTCcagcctgctgctcctctgtctctcgTTAACACGTCCTTTCTTCAACAAGATGGAAATCAGCCCAGCTCTGCATCTGTTACTTAACTTTTGCAAGTAGAAGTCAGGTTATCCACTCTACGGAaatagggctgcagctaatctGATTGTGTGGGTTAGGTCTGTTTCCTCTACAAATAAGACTGGAAATAAGAGTTCAGATCTGTGTAGCAGATCAACTTAACTTGTCCCACGATGCATCTCAGATTTATCCTGTGACCCACTGGAGGGGTCCTCACCCCCAGGTTGGGCGTCGTTGACATTAGACCAAACATTTTTGAGATTGTGGTGGTATTTTACACAACATTTCTTAGCCTCATATCTGATTTTCTAAAGTTTCTGTCTTGAATGAATTGTGCGACTTTATCCAAATCACAGTATAAAGCCAGCAGCGTGTGCCTAACACTGTCagctgtctttgtgtctgcccTGCGTAGACGCTGCTGTCAGAGAAGGTGACTCAGATGATGGAGTGGGCCTCCAAGCGTTCAGTCATCAGGATGAATGGAGATAAGTTTCGTCGCTTTGTCAAGGCTCCTCCCAGAAACTACTCAGTGGTCATCATGTTTACAGCACTGCAGCCACAGAGACAGTGTGGGGTCTGCAGGTAAGAAGCAGGAACAATAGGAACCAGcgctgctgctgtcattttcGTTCTGATGGAAGACCTGAAAtgttatgttttcatttcagacaaGCCGATGAGGAGTTCCAGGTGCTGGCTAATTCCTGGCGTTATTCCTCTGCCTTTACTAATAAAGTCTTCTTTGCATCTGTCGATTTCGACGAAGGATCAGACGTGTTTCAGATGGTgagaacatttcattttctgccgTTGAACTTTAGTTCCTTACAAACGGTCAAAGTTGGACCCCACTGctactcactgtgtttgtgttgcagctgaATATGAATTCTGCTCCGACATTCCTCCACTTCCCATCCAAAGGGAAACCTCGAAGGTCTGATACCTATGAGCTGCAGGTTAGAGGCTTTGCGGCGGAGCAGCTGGCTCGATGGGTGGCAGACAGGACTGATGTGCAGGTAAGAATCATTAAATCTGTGAGACCCGACTGCATCCCTGTGTTCGCCgtgataaaaacaaaccaataaaTCTCCACTCAGAACGTAAACAGTCACGCTCAGGATGTCAGGATGATAGGAGCCTCTGATGATGACAGTCACGTTCGCCTGTTTTTCAGATCCGTGTTATTCGTCCTCCCAACTACGCTGGGCCTCTCCTGCTAGGCTTCCTCCTGGCTGTGATTGGAGGATTAGCATATCTACGAAGACACAATTTGGAGTTTCTCTTTAACAAGAATGTCTGGGCCTTCTCTGCACTGGTAACAACAGCCAACACAAAATCTTTTAGCATAGAGGAAGCAAGGTCTTCCAGCCCAGTTTCTAAGGAGTATATCCTGATCTTTATAATGTTtttcctgtgctgctgtgtttcagtgctTTGTCCTGATCATGACTTCAGGCCAGATGTGGAACCACATCAGAGGGCCACCTTATGCACACAAGAACCCCAGCACCGGACAAGTTGTAAGTCAGGAACATGCCCTTGGGAATATCTTCTCATTCACAACATAATGATCAGAATAACATTTAACTGTCTGGTTGTTTTCAGAGTTACATCCACGGCAGCAGTCAGGCCCAGTTTGTGGCTGAGACACACATCGTCCTACTCTTCAGTATCCTTCAGATGAATGCGTATTCATACTTCTACAGTGGACACACTAAACccttagtgttttttttttttttttatccctgaGGGGAATGTCGGCATCACCTGCTTTTCTTGTCTAAACCTTGACCTCACTGTCAGATGCTGCTGTCACCATGGGaattgtgctgctgtgtgaggcTGCCACCTCTGACATAGACattggaaagagaaagagtatgtgtacatacacacacacacgcattccaCACATTATTCCTTTTTTCCTTGACCTTTAAGTATACACTCCACAATCTTTTATAAATGTTGCTGCTCAGTAAGAGTGTAATCAAccttttccatccatccagcctGAAGAGATCTCTTCCTATTGTGATTCCAATATAACTGATGGAGATCATGATGTTTCCCTTTTCTGGCTGGTTTTTAATTTGTAACAGAGTCCAAAGCATTTGGACAGTTCCGCatcttttgttcttcaggctctgagcttcagcacattcacaatgaaataaaaatggatcCTCCATTAAAGCCCAGTGTGTTTTACATTTGGCTGAGTCTTGAGCACAGAATTCTCCTGTTTACCTCTGCGATCATCCTGCTGCTTGCGTCAGCAGTGAAATCATTAACAAATGTCAGTGTGCCAGTTCCATTGGCAGCCATACAGCCAGAACCAGCACCATGTTTTTGGTATGTGTTTGTTAACTGGCCTTTCTGTTCCTGAGGTTTACCTTGTGCTGGATCCTCTGAGGTTCTGATGTCATGAAATGTAAACAGTTTATCAGGAGTGTGTTGCTAGGTGACAAAATTTCTTCGGTTTTACCGCCATTTCTTTCAAGCCAACTTGGCTCACACCACTCCAGGGAAAAATTATGTGCCGTCTCTAGCAGCGTGCTTAGTGGCAGCCACAGTGTTAATGGCAGGTTGTATGACATGGCCCTGAATTTGCATGACTGTCTGATACAGAACCAGTGAGTTAAACATACCTTACTTTGTCTGCCAGTTGCATATTTGTATCATGTGTGAAggcagacacatgcacagatagaCACTAAGGGCCTTGAGCCTCTGCCAAGACCCATATCAACCATCAAGTTATGCCACTTCTGACCCTTAGCACCTCAAAAGTCCAAAGAATTCATGGGGGTCGCTATAGAACCGACATGCCATGTCCTAATTTTGATATCAAGTTGAAATACttatgagcgtgtgtgtgtgtgtctgtcagttatGTGTGTAGCAGGTATCGGTTTGGTGATGCTGTTCTTCAGCTGGCTGTTGTCCATCTTCAGAGCTAAGTACCATGGATACCCATACAGGTAGAGATATACACATTTGTTATTGGCTGATACAATGCCTTACTTCCTATTGGCTAATACTCTTATTGTCTGTGTTGCAGCTTCCTGATGAGTTAGAGCCGACCACTTGAGAACAGGAAGTTCTGTCAACCTGCAGGGTGCTGTCCACGGCAAAGAATGCCATCACTGTTTGCTAAGCCATGATTTGTCTTCTGATCTGTCGAGTCAAAAGTGTGcgtgtcagcacacacacagacacacaatgtgcCTTTACAACAATAGAACCCTCATCACCGGAGTGCATCCTAAACGGTCTTGTGCCAAAAGCTGTTTTCTACACGGGGACCTAGATGAAAATCTGAATTTCTTAAATTGATTGATTGGTAATAATTTCAGAGACAAATTCCAGTGTGTATCTTTCTTTTCAATTGTTTGTTAGCTGTTGTTGGCGCGTGTGTCTGGGGCTGAACTTGAAGTAGGATGTGGTATTTATAGAGTGGCGACACCTTCTCCATCTTCTGTGATATTGTCCCCCCCCACTACTGTGCTGCTCTGGAAGCTATGGGCCATACACTGCTGAGCCACTGCAGAGTCTGATGACATGACTGCTAATATGATAACTGAATATAATAGAGTGATACTATTTAGGGTATAACAGAGTAACACATTACTTCATTCACATAAACAGTTTTTTGCCTCAGCATCAGACCATCAGACACTCAGAGTTTGCTATGAACCTGTTTGGAGTTGAAGAGTTTAAAGTGCTCACAGATGGAGGGATGGCggtttaaaaggtttttttttccctattatGGGGAGAGTATgaccctccctctccccctcccccattCATTTTCAACTGGCCAGATGAGAAAtttatagtttaaaaaaaaaataaaattattttctatttacttTTAATCAGAAGATCATGTCTACTATGATAAAGTTGTATTCGTATTTATCAGGTGACTTGACAGTGTGTCAGTTCTCACGTGTTTGGTACAAAATAGTTGTATTTAGTAGGagcacccttttgagctaatacagccatgagtctttttgggaatgatgctaCACATctttcacacctggatttggggatcctctgccattcctccttgcagatcctctccagttctgtcaggttggatggtgaacgttggtggacagccattttcaggtctctacagagatgctcaattgggtttaagtcagggcttTGGCTGGGCCGTTCAAGAACAGCCACAGAGTtgtcctgagcactctggatAAGGTTTTGGTCCAGGATGTCCCTGTACTTGGCCGCTTTCCTTCGATTgcaaccagtcgtcctgtccctgcagctgaaaaacacccccacagcatgatgctgccaccaccatgcttcactgttgggactgtattggactggtgatgagcagtgcctggttttctccacacatactcCTTTGAATTAAAgccaaaaagttctatcttggtctcatcagaccagagaatcttatctctcaccatcttggagtccatcaggtgtttttttttagcaaactccatgcaggctttcatgtgtcttgcactgaggagaggcttccgtCCGGTtactctgccataaagccccgactggtggagggctgcagtgatggttgactttctagaacgTTCTCCCATCTCCTGACCGTTttcagctctaggaagggttctggttgtcccaaacgtcttccaattaaggattatggaggccactgtgctcttaggaaccttaagtgcagctgaaattgttttgtaaccttggcccgATCTGTGCCTttccacaattctgtctctgagctcttcaggcagttcctttgacctcatgattctcatttgctctgacatgcactgtgagctgtaaggtcttatacagacaggtgtgtggccttgcTAAttaagtccaatcagtataatcaaacacagctggactccaatgaaggtgtagaaccatctcaaagATGATCaaaagaaatggacagcacctgagttaaatatatgagggtcacagcaaagggtctgaatacttatggatGTGTGATatttcgtttttcttttttaatctgcaaacatttccacaatgttgtgtttctctggcaatatggggtgctgtgtgtacattaatgaggggaaaaaaatgaactttaatGATTTTaccaaatggctgcaatataacaaagagtgaaaaatttaagggggtctgaattcTTTCCATGCCCAGTGTATATAATCTGTATGACCGAAATTTATACAAACAGTTCAGCACGAAGGTTACGAATGCTGACTTTGTGATTTGATGGCTTCCTCTCAGTGTAGTAGTGTCTGCACTCATCCCACTGTCAGTCTTTGACAGTGCAGAATGTCCCATAGGTGACTATATGTGGCTTGGCTACCAGCAGAGTATGAAATAAAGAGAGTCAATTTATTCCCCGGGATCACTCAGTGAAATGGCTGCTGAGAATGGTGCAATGGAGCTGAAGTCACTGTTAGTACAGAACCACTATGGTGTAAAACACTTGTGATTTTACAGTAAttacaaaaagtaaaagtgagaaaaacaaaagaccattatttcaaataaaagctGCAAATTCTACGTGTGACAACTTGCTAAGCAGATTACTTGGAGCTCACTTGGGTTTGATCATTGGAGAAGCAggcgtgtgtgtggggtgttAGGGCTATTTAAAGGAAATCCTGTGAAAAAGTATTGGAGTAAGTCAATAAAAGGTAACACTGGAGTAAACAGAGCTccatctcctctcttctctgttctCCTCGTTTGCCCTGTTAGCTCGTTGGTCTTAGAAGAAGAGTGGAATTAATGAAATAATCGTTTAGAAAAGAAGGCTATGTCTGAGTGCAATAATCAAGTATATTACAGTTTGGCCTGTAGGGGGCAGTAATAATGCTTTCAGGAGCGAGCcgcagaaaaacagaacacGAAGAAGACGTAACCCGGAAAACATGACAAGATGGCggaatgtgaaaacagcaacGTTGTTGGGCAGCCGTCAGGTTCAGACGCAGAACCTCCAAAGTTACCCGACCTGCTGGACCGTGGGTGGAAGATATTTGAAGAGGTTGACACTACGAACGAAGCACTGGGCTCCAACAGCATCCAGGTGAAAGTGAAACGCGGTATCGGAATGTTAGAAGAAGCATCCAGAATGGCGGCTCAGCTGGACCTGTTCAGTCGTAacgaggagctggaggaggtcGCCACGGCGGACCTGAAGTACCTGCTGCTGCCCGCTCTTTTAGGAGCTCTGACCATGAAGCAGACGAACAGAGACAAACGACTAGACATAGTCCAGACAGCCCGGGCTTATTTCATGGACTTCCTCCGGAGGTGTAAAGAGTATAACGTATCACGGTTTGAGCTGCCAGCTTCGACCGGTGAAGACACAAGTGGTCCCGACGAAGCCTCAGAAAGTGGACTCTCTGCGGCCAAGGTGAGTGGTTTGATGGTGACTCAGCATGCACGACAGACAGGCTTCAGTCCGGAACCAATCCGTCATGTGCCAACCCTGTGCCACCCCCGCCCCAACACTGATGCAG
Coding sequences:
- the LOC121188316 gene encoding magnesium transporter protein 1, with translation MFGKLFVLLFLLSVFHHELADAQKKKETLLSEKVTQMMEWASKRSVIRMNGDKFRRFVKAPPRNYSVVIMFTALQPQRQCGVCRQADEEFQVLANSWRYSSAFTNKVFFASVDFDEGSDVFQMLNMNSAPTFLHFPSKGKPRRSDTYELQVRGFAAEQLARWVADRTDVQIRVIRPPNYAGPLLLGFLLAVIGGLAYLRRHNLEFLFNKNVWAFSALCFVLIMTSGQMWNHIRGPPYAHKNPSTGQVSYIHGSSQAQFVAETHIVLLFNAAVTMGIVLLCEAATSDIDIGKRKIMCVAGIGLVMLFFSWLLSIFRAKYHGYPYSFLMS